In Treponema rectale, a single genomic region encodes these proteins:
- a CDS encoding tRNA uridine-5-carboxymethylaminomethyl modification enzyme MnmG/GidA: MSFYDSFDVIVAGGGHAGIEACLANARMGLKTLLITQTIDSIGRMSCNPSIGGIAKGNIVREIDALGGEMGKLIDRSMIQFRLLNRSRGPAVQAPRSQADKLLYSQIARKTLETTPNLSTLMDTVVDILTVASDEPLPKQSDSAAEYGTIPGEKRGGAGYEYATEAAKSGMRQKVIGVVTERGRVIPCRSVVLTTGTFLGGRIFIGEYDAPCGRIGEGGAFGLTESLNRLGFTTGRLKTGTPPRILRHTVDFSKLELQDGDADVIPFSFDDESVDRPMVPCHLVYTNEKTHEIIRNNIGRSPLFSGKIHGVGPRYCPSIEDKVMRFTERERHQLFVEPEGLETDEIYLNGLSSSLPEEVQDAFLRTLPGFENCTVARPGYAVEYDYVEPTQLFPSLETKRVAGLFNAGQINGTSGYEEAAGQGLVAGINAGLYARVHIKECGPLCASDSANGSSPSSMEAGRFMPKPVFNSEELKNFAEISAKETALLSKKLCDFQKEAGFDSFKKIPSYEPLVLGRDEAYIGVLIDDLVTLGTKEPYRMFTARAEYRLKLRHDTADRRLRRKGFEAGLISQAQMDLLDKKYSKVDEAVAILEKKPSAVKPEEFTDVEWMLAQEDYKYKYYIEKQDARVAKMHRMENARIPANFDYSKVTALSAESRGKLEKIRPLTLGQASRISGIRNSDIMLLMVYLK, encoded by the coding sequence CGGAATAGAAGCCTGTCTTGCAAATGCACGCATGGGGCTTAAGACTCTTCTCATAACACAGACAATTGATTCGATAGGAAGAATGAGCTGCAATCCTTCAATCGGAGGTATTGCCAAAGGAAATATTGTCCGGGAAATCGATGCACTGGGCGGAGAAATGGGAAAACTTATTGACCGTTCAATGATTCAGTTCCGTCTTTTAAATAGAAGCCGCGGTCCTGCAGTTCAGGCTCCAAGAAGTCAGGCAGATAAACTTCTTTATTCACAGATTGCCAGAAAAACCCTGGAGACTACTCCAAACTTAAGTACCCTTATGGATACGGTTGTAGATATTCTTACAGTTGCTTCTGACGAACCTCTTCCGAAACAGAGTGACAGTGCTGCTGAGTATGGAACTATTCCCGGAGAAAAGCGCGGTGGTGCAGGCTATGAGTATGCCACTGAAGCTGCAAAAAGCGGAATGAGGCAGAAGGTCATAGGCGTTGTTACGGAACGCGGCCGTGTAATTCCATGCAGAAGTGTTGTACTTACTACAGGAACTTTTTTAGGCGGAAGAATTTTTATCGGAGAATACGATGCTCCCTGCGGAAGAATCGGTGAGGGCGGTGCCTTCGGTCTTACGGAAAGCCTTAACCGGCTTGGATTTACGACAGGAAGGCTTAAGACTGGAACTCCTCCCCGTATTCTCAGGCATACCGTTGATTTTTCAAAACTGGAACTTCAGGATGGTGATGCAGATGTCATTCCTTTCAGCTTTGATGACGAAAGCGTTGACCGTCCTATGGTTCCATGTCATCTGGTTTATACAAATGAAAAGACTCATGAAATAATAAGGAACAACATAGGAAGATCTCCTTTGTTTTCCGGAAAAATTCACGGGGTAGGTCCCCGTTACTGTCCGAGTATTGAAGACAAGGTAATGCGCTTTACTGAGCGGGAGAGACATCAGCTTTTTGTTGAGCCTGAAGGACTTGAAACTGATGAAATCTATCTTAACGGCTTAAGTTCTTCCCTCCCGGAAGAAGTTCAGGATGCTTTTTTAAGGACGCTTCCCGGATTTGAAAACTGTACGGTAGCCCGTCCTGGATATGCAGTTGAATATGATTATGTTGAACCGACTCAGCTTTTCCCAAGCCTTGAGACAAAAAGAGTTGCAGGGCTTTTTAATGCCGGTCAGATAAACGGAACTTCAGGTTATGAAGAAGCGGCAGGTCAGGGACTTGTTGCAGGAATTAATGCAGGTCTTTATGCCAGGGTTCACATTAAGGAGTGCGGTCCCCTTTGTGCTTCTGATTCTGCAAACGGATCAAGTCCTTCAAGCATGGAAGCAGGAAGGTTCATGCCTAAGCCTGTGTTTAATTCTGAGGAACTGAAAAACTTTGCTGAAATTTCTGCAAAAGAAACTGCACTGCTTTCTAAAAAACTCTGTGACTTCCAGAAAGAAGCCGGATTTGATTCCTTTAAGAAAATTCCGTCCTATGAGCCTCTGGTTTTGGGAAGGGATGAAGCTTATATCGGAGTACTGATTGATGATCTGGTTACTCTGGGAACGAAAGAACCTTACAGAATGTTTACAGCCCGTGCGGAATACCGCCTTAAGTTAAGGCACGATACTGCTGACCGGAGACTGCGCCGGAAGGGATTTGAAGCAGGCCTTATCTCTCAGGCTCAGATGGATCTTCTGGATAAAAAATATTCTAAGGTTGATGAAGCTGTTGCCATTCTGGAAAAGAAACCTTCTGCAGTAAAACCGGAAGAATTTACTGATGTGGAATGGATGCTTGCTCAGGAAGATTATAAATATAAGTATTATATAGAAAAGCAGGATGCCCGGGTTGCAAAAATGCACCGTATGGAAAATGCCCGCATTCCGGCTAACTTTGACTACTCAAAAGTAACGGCCCTGTCTGCCGAAAGCCGGGGAAAGCTTGAAAAAATCCGTCCCCTTACTCTCGGTCAGGCTTCACGCATAAGCGGCATACGCAACAGTGACATAATGCTGCTTATGGTTTATTTGAAGTAG
- the era gene encoding GTPase Era, with protein sequence MSENELKVNYGTEDDLPPVGPKTALVSIIGRPSAGKSTFLNTASGEKISIVSSVPQTTRNAIKGIVNTSLGQLVFVDTPGLHQSDKKLNLKLTKIAQDQIADSDVILYIIDSTRTHEEEECIIANMAKPFVKKLVIAINKIEDPAADVKDARDFVKRIFADFPEDRIIEMSAKEDKNVNDVLRALYALSPEAPKLYPEEYYTDQEVDFRIAEIIREQAMNRLEQELPHCIYVNIDHIEMKKANLLSVRASICVERESQKGIVIGKGASKIKEIRVESIKACRKIFDYRVDLDLQVKVDKNWRQKDFVLNKLLK encoded by the coding sequence ATGAGCGAAAATGAATTAAAAGTAAACTACGGAACAGAAGATGATTTGCCTCCGGTAGGTCCAAAAACGGCTCTTGTTTCTATAATAGGACGTCCTTCTGCCGGTAAATCAACATTCCTCAATACAGCCAGCGGAGAAAAAATAAGCATCGTTTCTTCAGTACCACAGACTACCCGCAATGCCATAAAAGGAATCGTAAACACCTCTTTAGGACAGCTTGTCTTTGTCGATACTCCGGGACTTCACCAGAGCGATAAAAAACTGAACCTGAAGCTTACTAAAATTGCCCAGGATCAGATTGCCGACAGCGATGTCATTCTTTACATAATTGATTCCACCCGCACTCACGAAGAAGAAGAATGCATCATAGCAAACATGGCTAAACCTTTTGTAAAGAAACTTGTCATTGCAATAAACAAAATTGAAGATCCGGCTGCAGACGTTAAAGACGCAAGAGACTTTGTAAAAAGAATCTTTGCAGACTTTCCGGAAGACCGCATCATAGAAATGAGCGCAAAGGAAGATAAAAACGTAAACGACGTACTCCGTGCCCTTTATGCCCTCTCTCCAGAGGCTCCTAAACTCTACCCGGAAGAATACTATACTGACCAGGAAGTAGACTTCAGGATTGCGGAAATTATCCGTGAACAGGCAATGAACCGTCTTGAGCAGGAACTTCCCCACTGCATTTACGTAAACATCGACCACATAGAAATGAAAAAAGCAAATCTGCTGAGTGTAAGGGCTTCCATCTGTGTTGAAAGAGAAAGTCAGAAAGGAATCGTTATCGGAAAGGGAGCTTCAAAGATAAAAGAAATCAGGGTTGAATCAATAAAAGCCTGCCGCAAGATTTTTGACTACAGGGTTGACCTTGACCTTCAGGTAAAAGTAGACAAAAACTGGCGGCAGAAAGACTTTGTACTCAACAAACTGCTTAAATAG
- the glgX gene encoding glycogen debranching protein GlgX, with product MDFLQALPGKPFPFGAEIDSGGVNFSLFSRNGTRVVLNLFKNENDRRPYARVKFDPKVNRTGDIWHAYIPGIGAGTLYLYQVDGPFEPHAGHRFNFKQYLLDPYAKALTATPVFSNLPSGYKPPFDKEDIEDYEFDSDHDFPKCVVTDSSSFDWEGDRPINRPMSETVIYETHVKGFTAQPGCGVAHPGTYAGFAEKISYLKYLNVNAVELLPVFEFDETENSNINMRTGERLKNYWGYSTINFFSPKAGYAADKTPGGCVNEFKNLVKQLHKNGIEIILDVVFNHTAEGNEHGVALSFRGLDNSIYYNLVGNHKEYYMNFSGCGNTFNCNQPVVRQFIIDCLRYWVTEYHIDGFRFDLASILCRAEDGRILSDSPLTVAISEDPLLRNTKIIAEPWDAGGAYQLGNFPGSRWAEWNDRYRDDIRKFWRGDDNVSTGAATRIAGSSDIFAHEGKGPLASINYVTCHDGFTMNDLVSYNGKHNEENGEGNRDGSDSNLSYNYGFEGATANPQVERLRNKQIRNFILTLLISQGTPMLLGGDEFRRGQQGNNNAYCQDNAISWYDWNNCSMNSSMIEFTRRAVEFRLTHQIFRRSSFFRGGSNTSLPDIQWYAPDGKAPDWNKISRFVSFKLNGNDCKKDDGSADNDFYIAMNADRQDILVTLPCTEDGKKWHRVADTSDEKLPFVKKGEAELLRSQGRYVVPSGSLIILIAK from the coding sequence ATGGATTTTTTGCAAGCATTGCCCGGAAAGCCATTTCCTTTTGGTGCAGAAATTGATTCTGGCGGAGTAAATTTTTCACTCTTTTCAAGGAACGGAACCAGGGTTGTTTTAAATTTATTTAAAAACGAAAACGATCGCAGGCCGTATGCCCGGGTGAAATTTGACCCGAAGGTTAACAGAACCGGAGATATATGGCATGCTTATATTCCCGGAATAGGAGCCGGTACTTTATATCTGTATCAGGTAGACGGTCCTTTTGAGCCTCATGCAGGCCACCGCTTTAATTTTAAGCAGTATCTGCTGGATCCATATGCAAAAGCCCTGACTGCAACTCCCGTATTTTCAAATCTCCCTTCAGGATATAAGCCTCCTTTTGATAAAGAGGATATTGAGGATTATGAATTTGATTCTGACCATGATTTTCCAAAATGTGTCGTAACGGACAGTTCATCTTTTGACTGGGAAGGGGACAGACCTATAAACCGTCCCATGAGTGAGACTGTCATTTATGAAACTCATGTAAAGGGGTTTACGGCACAGCCTGGATGCGGTGTTGCTCATCCTGGAACTTATGCAGGGTTTGCGGAAAAAATATCCTATCTTAAGTATCTGAATGTAAATGCAGTAGAGCTTCTTCCTGTCTTTGAATTTGATGAGACTGAGAATTCTAATATAAACATGAGGACAGGAGAACGGTTAAAGAACTACTGGGGTTATTCAACGATAAACTTTTTTTCTCCGAAAGCGGGCTATGCTGCGGATAAGACCCCGGGGGGCTGTGTAAACGAGTTTAAGAATCTTGTAAAGCAGCTTCATAAAAACGGAATAGAAATAATTCTGGATGTAGTTTTCAATCATACGGCTGAAGGAAACGAACACGGGGTAGCCCTTAGTTTCAGGGGGCTGGATAATTCGATTTACTATAATCTGGTAGGCAATCATAAAGAGTATTACATGAATTTTTCAGGCTGCGGTAATACGTTTAACTGCAATCAGCCTGTGGTACGTCAGTTTATAATTGACTGTCTTCGTTACTGGGTTACGGAATATCATATAGACGGATTCAGGTTTGATCTTGCATCGATTCTATGCAGGGCAGAAGACGGAAGAATTTTAAGTGATTCGCCACTTACGGTTGCAATAAGTGAAGACCCTCTTTTACGCAATACAAAGATTATTGCAGAACCCTGGGATGCCGGCGGAGCATATCAGCTGGGAAACTTTCCGGGGTCAAGATGGGCTGAATGGAACGACCGCTACAGGGATGACATACGCAAATTCTGGCGTGGAGACGACAATGTTTCTACCGGTGCTGCAACCAGAATAGCCGGTTCCAGTGATATTTTTGCCCACGAAGGAAAAGGTCCTTTAGCTTCCATCAATTATGTTACCTGTCATGACGGTTTTACGATGAATGACCTTGTAAGCTATAACGGCAAGCATAATGAAGAAAACGGAGAAGGAAACCGTGACGGCAGTGATTCTAATTTGAGTTATAACTACGGTTTTGAAGGAGCTACGGCAAATCCTCAGGTAGAACGCCTCCGCAATAAGCAGATACGCAATTTCATTCTTACACTGCTTATTTCTCAGGGAACTCCGATGCTTTTAGGTGGTGATGAATTCCGCAGGGGACAGCAGGGAAACAACAATGCCTACTGCCAGGATAATGCCATAAGCTGGTATGACTGGAATAACTGCAGCATGAATTCAAGCATGATAGAGTTTACAAGACGTGCAGTTGAGTTCAGGCTTACCCATCAGATTTTCAGACGGAGCAGTTTTTTCCGGGGCGGTTCTAATACAAGCCTTCCGGACATTCAGTGGTATGCACCGGACGGAAAAGCACCTGACTGGAATAAAATATCAAGGTTCGTTTCGTTTAAGCTTAACGGTAACGACTGTAAAAAAGATGACGGCAGTGCTGACAATGATTTTTACATTGCAATGAATGCTGACCGGCAGGATATTCTGGTAACCCTTCCATGTACCGAAGACGGAAAGAAATGGCACAGGGTTGCGGATACTTCAGATGAGAAACTTCCTTTTGTAAAAAAAGGAGAAGCTGAATTGCTGCGTTCCCAGGGACGTTATGTGGTCCCAAGCGGATCGCTTATAATATTGATAGCTAAGTAA
- a CDS encoding glycogen/starch/alpha-glucan phosphorylase translates to MKFDAEEFKANLTARLRRQYGKDFSQATKHDLFDAVSASALEIIMPNWMETRREYEAKETRQLYYLSAEFLMGRALSNNLINSGIMEGVKGVLKELNVNIDMIEDEEPDAGLGNGGLGRLAACFLDSLATLEYPGHGYGIRYEYGMFEQHIIDGQQVEFPDNWLKHRDPWEVKRSDLSVTVRFGGDIKYGKTPDGQDRFYIENAEEIIATPYDMPVVGFGCNTVNTLRLWQASSPNGFDLQLFNDSQYQRAVERQNNAENISRVLYPNDNGPMGKELRLRQQYFFTSASLQDLIRQFVIQHGTDFSQFPKYHVIQLNDTHPVVAIPELMRILIDEYNVGWDNAWSVVQKTFAYTNHTILAEALEKWPIEIFQRLLPRVYQIVEEINRRFVIELRQKFPEDYYNQNHMAIIHDGKVYMAWLAIHSCFSVNGVAELHTKILKEQELKNWAVIYPEKFNNKTNGVTQRRWLLCSNPELAEFITKRIGHGWEKDLSLLKGLEKFADDDATLEELISIKHHNKERLAEYLKHAQNEFLDPDSIFDTQVKRLHEYKRQLLNVLHIMYLYNKIVEDPTYNPPARTFIFGAKAASGYRRAKAIIKLINSVADRVNNDRRVGGKLRVVFVENYRVSVAEKIIPASDVSEQISTAGYEASGTSNMKFMMNGALTLGTLDGANIEIVEEAGQENAFIFGLTSDEIIKINEEHSYNPQKYLDRSPALAKVVRQLVDGTYDSTGHLFEEIHNSLVYGVEGQRADIYYILADFDAYVKAQEKVAAAYADKKGWARKALLNIANSGKFSSDRTIEDYVRDIWKLQKVNIK, encoded by the coding sequence ATGAAGTTTGATGCAGAAGAGTTTAAGGCAAACCTTACGGCTCGTTTAAGAAGACAGTATGGAAAAGATTTTTCTCAGGCTACAAAACATGATTTGTTTGATGCAGTAAGTGCCAGTGCTCTTGAAATTATCATGCCTAACTGGATGGAAACTCGCCGTGAGTATGAAGCAAAAGAAACAAGACAGCTTTACTATCTCAGTGCAGAATTTCTTATGGGCCGTGCCCTTTCAAATAACCTTATCAATTCAGGAATCATGGAAGGGGTAAAAGGAGTCCTTAAGGAACTTAACGTTAATATTGACATGATAGAAGATGAAGAGCCTGATGCCGGTCTCGGAAACGGAGGTCTCGGACGTCTTGCTGCATGTTTCCTTGATTCCCTTGCTACACTGGAATATCCGGGACACGGATACGGCATCCGTTATGAATACGGTATGTTTGAACAGCACATCATTGACGGACAGCAGGTTGAATTCCCTGATAACTGGCTTAAGCACCGTGATCCATGGGAAGTAAAGCGTTCTGACCTTTCTGTTACAGTCAGGTTTGGCGGTGACATTAAATACGGAAAGACACCTGACGGACAGGACCGTTTCTATATTGAAAATGCGGAAGAAATAATTGCTACTCCGTATGACATGCCTGTTGTTGGTTTCGGATGTAATACTGTAAATACACTCCGCCTGTGGCAGGCTTCTTCTCCAAACGGTTTTGACCTCCAGCTTTTCAATGATTCTCAGTATCAGCGTGCAGTTGAACGTCAGAACAATGCAGAAAATATCAGCCGCGTACTTTATCCAAATGACAACGGACCTATGGGAAAGGAACTTCGCCTCCGCCAGCAGTACTTCTTTACTTCTGCATCCCTTCAGGATTTAATCCGCCAGTTTGTGATTCAGCATGGAACGGATTTTTCTCAGTTCCCTAAGTATCATGTAATTCAGCTTAATGATACACACCCTGTTGTTGCTATTCCTGAACTTATGCGTATTCTTATTGATGAATACAATGTGGGCTGGGATAATGCCTGGTCTGTCGTTCAGAAGACGTTTGCATATACCAATCATACTATTCTTGCTGAAGCTCTTGAGAAGTGGCCTATCGAAATTTTCCAGAGGCTCCTTCCTAGAGTTTACCAGATTGTTGAAGAAATCAACCGCCGCTTTGTAATTGAACTCCGCCAGAAATTCCCTGAGGATTATTACAATCAGAACCACATGGCAATCATTCATGACGGAAAGGTTTACATGGCATGGCTTGCAATCCACAGCTGTTTCAGCGTAAACGGTGTTGCTGAGCTTCATACAAAAATCCTTAAGGAACAGGAACTTAAGAACTGGGCTGTAATCTATCCTGAAAAATTCAATAACAAGACAAACGGTGTTACTCAGAGGCGCTGGCTTTTGTGTTCTAATCCGGAACTTGCTGAATTCATTACAAAAAGAATCGGACACGGATGGGAAAAGGATCTTTCTCTTCTTAAGGGACTTGAAAAGTTCGCTGATGATGATGCGACCCTGGAAGAACTTATTTCTATTAAGCATCATAATAAGGAACGTCTTGCAGAATACCTTAAGCATGCACAGAATGAATTCCTTGATCCGGATTCAATCTTTGATACACAGGTAAAGCGTCTTCATGAATATAAGAGGCAGCTTCTTAATGTTCTTCACATCATGTATCTTTACAACAAGATTGTTGAGGATCCTACATATAATCCTCCTGCAAGAACATTTATTTTCGGGGCAAAGGCTGCTTCCGGTTATCGCCGTGCAAAGGCTATCATCAAGCTTATTAATTCTGTAGCAGACAGGGTTAATAATGACCGTCGCGTTGGCGGAAAGCTCCGTGTCGTATTCGTAGAAAACTATCGTGTTTCTGTAGCAGAAAAAATTATTCCTGCAAGTGATGTATCTGAACAGATTTCTACTGCTGGATATGAAGCTTCCGGAACTTCCAACATGAAGTTTATGATGAACGGTGCCCTTACTCTGGGAACTCTTGACGGTGCAAATATTGAAATTGTAGAAGAAGCAGGACAGGAGAATGCATTTATCTTCGGTCTTACTTCAGATGAAATCATCAAGATAAATGAAGAGCATTCATATAATCCTCAGAAATATCTTGACCGTTCTCCTGCACTTGCAAAAGTTGTCCGCCAGCTTGTAGACGGAACTTATGATTCAACAGGACACCTGTTTGAGGAAATTCATAATTCCCTTGTTTATGGTGTTGAAGGTCAGAGGGCTGACATCTACTATATTCTTGCTGACTTTGATGCTTACGTTAAGGCACAGGAAAAGGTTGCGGCAGCTTATGCAGATAAAAAAGGCTGGGCAAGAAAAGCACTTCTTAATATTGCTAATTCCGGCAAATTCTCTTCTGACAGAACTATTGAGGATTATGTAAGAGATATCTGGAAACTCCAGAAGGTTAATATTAAATAA
- a CDS encoding transporter substrate-binding domain-containing protein yields MFKPVKFILCVLALVAFCVLVACAIILVKNWKSDPVLEEEEIALEDGKLKVGYMNSNYELPEELQKELGVEISEEFVSPLKKIDKVLGSQIAERLGLEYIPVEVKSDLLKNLNKGKFDCVISAVKVTPEVEENYFVSESYFHDGEDQYAVIIKNNNQTLLDEINEVIGQLAEEGILETLFLESNE; encoded by the coding sequence ATGTTTAAACCTGTAAAATTTATTCTTTGCGTTCTTGCACTTGTTGCTTTTTGTGTACTTGTTGCCTGTGCAATTATTCTTGTAAAAAACTGGAAATCAGATCCTGTTCTTGAAGAAGAAGAAATTGCTCTTGAAGACGGTAAACTTAAAGTCGGATATATGAATTCTAATTATGAACTTCCGGAAGAACTTCAGAAAGAACTGGGAGTAGAAATCTCTGAAGAGTTTGTTTCTCCCCTCAAGAAAATCGATAAAGTTCTTGGAAGCCAGATTGCAGAGAGGCTTGGCCTTGAATATATTCCTGTGGAAGTAAAGTCAGACCTTCTTAAAAATCTTAATAAGGGAAAATTTGACTGTGTAATTTCTGCCGTAAAAGTAACGCCTGAAGTTGAGGAAAACTATTTTGTTTCAGAAAGTTATTTCCATGACGGTGAAGATCAGTACGCTGTAATAATTAAAAATAATAATCAGACTCTGCTGGATGAAATTAATGAAGTAATAGGACAGCTTGCAGAGGAAGGAATCCTGGAAACTTTATTCCTGGAATCAAATGAATAA